TTCACTTACAATGGGATCAACTAGACGACCGCAAATCTCGCCAACACTACGATAATAGATATAGGCGAGAGGCTCACATAACCCAATCTTACTATTACAATCAAATACAAGTTTATCGAGATACATTTCGACCTCTTCATGTGCGTGCGACGTTAGATTGGTAAGAATCGAACTGATAAATTCCTTACCACGCTCTCGGATAAATAACTGCGCTTGTATTACATCATTCACCAATGTCGTAATCCCGACACCAAACGACAAAGCATGATACGTTATGAGCTTATCAATTTTGGCCAGCCTTATCTTGAGGTTCTCGTAAGCTGCCGTAATTGGTTTAACGAATGCAATTTGATACTTGTCCAAATCTCTGGCATGTGTATACAATGCTGCTCTTGTTCGAAAAGCGTTTGTGTGAGTATTTAACAAATCTTTACATAATAATCGAATTTGTGATGCCAAATATCCAGAATGATCATCTGAACTGCCTCCCAAAATGATGGGCGTAAAATCTTTGCATATGTTCTCCAAGTAATAATCACTTCTGTAAGTGGATAAATTCCCCTTACTTAATTGATCCAATTTCTCAATTTCATCAGTTGTTAATAGCACAGCTTTCGAGAAATCGGAGTCGTCCTCAACAGGATCAAAGGTTCCCGTTTTCAATATGGTCATCGTTTGAAACTgattaatatcaaatattcgATTCTCAAGCAGCACCTGAAATATGGTCTGATGTGCTTCACATGCTGCAATAGCGTTCGATACTCGCAGCGGTGGCGGCGTAACCTGATCTGGATCTAGATTGGGTACATAACGGCTTACGTCGAGTAAGGCATCCAGCTGTCGAAAGATTTCGTTATAATCCCGATCCTTAAACGGTGCACAACCGCCATGATAGGTAATAATGCCAATAACAAAGTGAAAGAGACCAACCAAGGCAATGAACGAGACGCAgaagaatattaaaatcatGCCCCTAGCGAAAATTTGTGAATTagttatattcaaatataatttcactTTCGTTATTATTAcgcacaacagcaaacagGTGACTCCATTAGTTCTGTTGAAGCAAAAGCCGCTTATAAGACCCACAAACAGCACGATAGCGATCTGGAATGTGAATAAATATGCAAGATATTAGAAATGATTGACAAAAttcgaaaaagaaaatttgtctgaatgttgtaaatatatttatttatttatttacatgttattcattataccaaataatataataactaaaagaagggagtgctagcaactaaggccatcgactcatggaatataatatatataataaattatatatatataatatatcaaaaagtttttatattaaattagcaTTTCAAGCATGTTCAAAATATCACTTAAAGGCAATAGAACACTTTAAAGTATGTCTATAATATCGCTTAAGGGCAACCAAAACAcgaagtattatatatattagtaaaatataatgttgataaatgtataaacattttttgtacatCGCAAAATGTAGTTTATTagctttaaatgttttaacttaaatgcattgcataaAATCGCAGATTTCAGattattgaataattattCAGTTAAGTGCAAATAAACTGTCTAATGACTTCATTTATAAGTTTAGCAAAGATTACGTATTGGTGACTGTCAaatgctttattttaattgaattgtattgcattttaattttcatttaatggtatattttaagagcataaaaactaaaaagttgaATTATTTATCAGTTCAGTTTTTGCAACTGGCAAATGTCTAATTGCATATATTCACATTGCACAATGACAATATCGTCATGGCCGTTAAGCAAATTTTAGCTATTTTACTGAAAAAATGCCACTTACCAAAAGGATCATAACGCAAACAATGCTGTTCACGATAGATCGATGCTTTCCAGTCTTATCATGAATGTCCTCAAAGGATGAGGCTGTTCGCCAAGTGTTTATATGCAAATCGCTGATGACTgcatcaataatattttgaatgcgtaCCGAATGCTCCAACAATTCATCACGTCCGCGTCCCAAATCCATTAAAATCATGGGACCAATCTTATCGGTGTTCTTCTTAATGGCTTCGCTGATGAATTGAAAGCGTAGTATAGCCTCCTTGGGTATAAGAGCGTATTGGTTGGCAATGATTTCCTCGATGCCCTGCACATAGACTGAAGTGTCTGGCATCTGTAAGTatgaagagaaagagagaactcTGAAGTGAGATAAAGTAACATTCAAGTTCATTCACATACTTCATCAAAGTGCAGACATTTTGATGTATCAACGAATTGGATCAACGAATTCTTAAGAAACTTATAGTATACATACGGATATCCCACGAATAGGTATGCTTCGTTGATATTTCGCCTAATGGCACGTATACCTAAAAgcagaaaaatattaagagATTTCACAATAGTAAAAATTTGCTTTACCATCTCGCAATTGATCGCCCAGGAAGCGTATTTGCTTTTCAAGGTTGGTCACTTCTTTCATCAATATCAAAGCTTCTGGCATATTATCAAG
This is a stretch of genomic DNA from Drosophila albomicans strain 15112-1751.03 chromosome 3, ASM965048v2, whole genome shotgun sequence. It encodes these proteins:
- the LOC117569511 gene encoding prominin-like protein isoform X2, with translation MMPDTSVYVQGIEEIIANQYALIPKEAILRFQFISEAIKKNTDKIGPMILMDLGRGRDELLEHSVRIQNIIDAVISDLHINTWRTASSFEDIHDKTGKHRSIVNSIVCVMILLIAIVLFVGLISGFCFNRTNGVTCLLLGMILIFFCVSFIALVGLFHFVIGIITYHGGCAPFKDRDYNEIFRQLDALLDVSRYVPNLDPDQVTPPPLRVSNAIAACEAHQTIFQVLLENRIFDINQFQTMTILKTGTFDPVEDDSDFSKAVLLTTDEIEKLDQLSKGNLSTYRSDYYLENICKDFTPIILGGSSDDHSGYLASQIRLLCKDLLNTHTNAFRTRAALYTHARDLDKYQIAFVKPITAAYENLKIRLAKIDKLITYHALSFGVGITTLVNDVIQAQLFIRERGKEFISSILTNLTSHAHEEVEMYLDKLVFDCNSKIGLCEPLAYIYYRSVGEICGRLVDPINGFWFGVLPCAILMVPALYIAHRLICLFKKHPLYTGGGHFAEMGRSCPVCTGIAQVAQPIIPQFVGAPGLIERENAGDVLQLENSSIDETTTEEDMQRAISKRKRD
- the LOC117569511 gene encoding prominin-like protein isoform X1, encoding MNSDLNYGWKLYFIAFLLLLGPAIVNSHQQPWRDHFVDHGTIHEMMGQSHWGKLDYTKFEGVPNYTKPRVYPSYGMKRVFNASHALLENILDHNPAIPAGYIAVKGDDTLALGQKVEFNDWYELVTEYALIFLWICLLLVIIILIPFIAVCYCCFCCCRRCNPGCAPCDYARDMQCMIILGLLLLLMIAVMICGGVIAAFSNRMMDRGLKESAETVRRGNEDVCIFLKHTKDHIHHLFSNNYQELINHISNILINAHNHISVDIVDTSGADALEELERILDNMPEALILMKEVTNLEKQIRFLGDQLRDGIRAIRRNINEAYLFVGYPYVYYKFLKNSLIQFVDTSKCLHFDEMPDTSVYVQGIEEIIANQYALIPKEAILRFQFISEAIKKNTDKIGPMILMDLGRGRDELLEHSVRIQNIIDAVISDLHINTWRTASSFEDIHDKTGKHRSIVNSIVCVMILLIAIVLFVGLISGFCFNRTNGVTCLLLGMILIFFCVSFIALVGLFHFVIGIITYHGGCAPFKDRDYNEIFRQLDALLDVSRYVPNLDPDQVTPPPLRVSNAIAACEAHQTIFQVLLENRIFDINQFQTMTILKTGTFDPVEDDSDFSKAVLLTTDEIEKLDQLSKGNLSTYRSDYYLENICKDFTPIILGGSSDDHSGYLASQIRLLCKDLLNTHTNAFRTRAALYTHARDLDKYQIAFVKPITAAYENLKIRLAKIDKLITYHALSFGVGITTLVNDVIQAQLFIRERGKEFISSILTNLTSHAHEEVEMYLDKLVFDCNSKIGLCEPLAYIYYRSVGEICGRLVDPINGFWFGVLPCAILMVPALYIAHRLICLFKKHPLYTGGGHFAEMGRSCPVCTGIAQVAQPIIPQFVGAPGLIERENAGDVLQLENSSIDETTTEEDMQRAISKRKRD